A single region of the Plutella xylostella chromosome 28, ilPluXylo3.1, whole genome shotgun sequence genome encodes:
- the LOC125490897 gene encoding uncharacterized protein K02A2.6-like produces MPKGRRVNASASFDETVVAETRPVMQVGFGDDLVPKFSGQDKIYAVSRWIQDVEDNAEILQWTPLQQLIVARRSLVGTAALWLKSERPFKTWDEMKQALAKEFPDSIDQKTLHETMASRKKHEDESCLDYLLVMKELGKRGRMADYVAIKYIIEGIQDAECNKIMLYGATTYPELKEKLRIYEVVKEKLKIEGATRRPREPMTHTRLPRLPALRCYNCGERNHHSRECPHQHLGLKCFKCNGFGHIATSCNVQPRQPEGASQSAQTSTSGNYGGQSDARTSRPNFRGQQSFRQVGNNGGGETRQLQGGPRRTMFAAENQNATTEGSTYANMADTRTNGVPIDMSIDDIDRRLTTDSNEVMLNVNKDVSNTTKEIWLKKPEKDVKIMENMASALIDTGSEVNLMSETFYNTIGCPKCDDEILALSGLGQMKVHSMGKLTVPVIIDGHEYHKVSFHVVSKDSMPYKLIIGQDFLQNVTMLMNEGNIMLLPSSEDWLRNISCFVSDSIYDIGCEASPAIQQQVQGLVEGYQPMKTKDAPIQLRIILKDDIPVAQRPRRLAISEQEEVERQIEQWLKDGIIQVSWSEYASPLVLTRKKDGTTRICIDYRLINKKMVKDEYPLPIIEDHIDQLASAKVYSTLDLKNGYFHLPVHEDSVKFTAFVTHNGQFEFLKAPFGLAVCPKVFTRFITIIYRELIAKKIVLIFIDDLLIPAQTERQAVERLQEVLQVASQYGLEMNWKKSQLVVKRVEYLGHIIENGQVKPSPDKTEAVRRFPEPKTIKQLQSFVGLTSYFPFQMTLMKRDMSTSTRVARWIMLLQEYNFTVEHRKGSQMRHADALSRNHYVAMITSDFQEKLKQAQLRDVALKAVMEILKERPYEDYWLENGLLFKGPEKHLVVPKCMEMELIRQAHENGHFGKKKTIELLKKDYYVKNLDRKVEEYIQTCIPCLLASRKTGKQEGFLSPIDKGELPLDTLHIDHIGPMTETKKQYNYILTMIDAFTKYTWIFPTKSTTSKEAIDKLKIHQQLFGNPRRVVTDRGTAFTSKDFEEYCEEEKIQHITITTGIPRGNGQVERIHRVIISVLTKMCIQQPDIWYRHVSRLQQALNSTYQRSVDSSPYELLIGTKMRLKEDTEILNLIQQETRDIFMSNRDELRVKAKEQILKIQQENKKNYDKKRKESTHYQIGDLVAIKRTQFGVGMKLKPKYLGPYRITKSKGLNRYDVEKVDMSKEGPKKTSSAADFMKKWPGGNMDNNTLSEDDGNSSED; encoded by the exons ATGCCGAAAGGACGACGCGTGAATGCAAGTGCTTCTTTTGACGAGACTGTGGTGGCTGAAACACGGCCCGTGATGCAGGTTGGATTTGGGGACGACTTAGTTCCTAAGTTCAGTGGCCAAGACAAAATCTACGCTGTCTCGAGGTGGATTCAAGACGTGGAGGACAATGCTGAGATACTGCAGTGGACTCCGTTGCAACAACTTATTGTCGCGAGAAGATCGTTGGTGGGCACCGCGGCGCTATGGCTGAAATCAGAGCGGCCTTTCAAGACGTGGGACGAGATGAAACAAGCGTTAGCCAAAGAATTTCCGGATTCCATAGATCAAAAAACACTACACGAAACCATGGCCAGCCGTAAGAAACATGAAGACGAGAGCTGCCTCGATTACCTTCTCGTCATGAAGGAGTTGGGCAAACGCGGCAGGATGGCGGACTACGTGGCCATAAAATACATCATAGAAGGCATACAAGACGCAGAATGCAATAAGATTATGTTGTATGGGGCGACCACGTACCCCGAACTCAAAGAAAAGTTACGTATATACGAGGTGGTAAAAGAAAAACTTAAGATAGAAGGTGCTACCAGAAGACCTAGGGAACCTATGACGCATACAAGACTGCCCAGACTGCCTGCGCTGAGATGCTACAACTGTGGAGAGAGAAACCATCACTCTAGAGAATGCCCGCATCAACATCTTGGGCTAAAATGTTTTAAGTGTAATGGTTTTGGGCATATCGCGACGAGTTGCAATGTCCAGCCACGCCAGCCAGAGGGGGCGTCGCAATCGGCACAAACTTCAACAAGCGGaaactacggcggccaatcagATGCAAGAACTAGCCGTCCAAACTTCCGGGGACAACAGTCATTCCGGCAGGTTGGCAACAATGGCGGCGGAGAGACGCGACAACTTCAAGGTGGACCAAGACGGACGATGTTCGCAGCGGAAAATCAAAATGCGACGACAGAGGGCAGCACCTACGCAAACATGGCGGATACGAGGACCAATGGCGTGCCGATCGATATGTCAATCGATGACAttgacagacgtttgacaaCTGACAGCAATGAGGTTATGTTGAACGTAAACAAAGATGTTTCAAACACGACGAAGGAAATATGGTTGAAAAAACCCGAAAAAGACGTGAAGATTATGGAAAATATGGCAAGCGCACTTATCGACACGGGCAGCGAAGTGAATTTAATGTCGGAAACGTTCTACAACACAATCGGATGTCCCAAATGTGATGATGAAATACTTGCGTTGTCGGGACTTGGACAAATGAAAGTGCATTCTATGGGAAAGTTGACGGTTCCAGTGATTATTGATGGACACGAATATCACAAAGTTTCATTCCATGTCGTTTCTAAAGACTCTATGCCGTATAAGTTAATAATAGGACAAGACTTTTTACAAAATGTGACAATGTTAATGAATGAAGGGAACATAATGTTATTGCCGTCGAGTGAGGATTGGTTGCGCAATATTTCATGTTTTGTTTCAGATAGCATTTATGATATAGGTTGTGAGGCTAGCCCAGCCATCCAACAACAGGTGCAGGGTTTGGTAGAAGGCTACCAACCAATGAAGACGAAGGATGCTCCCATTCAACTGCGTATTATACTGAAGGACGACATACCTGTGGCTCAGCGACCAAGACGGCTGGCCATCAGTGAACAAGAAGAAGTTGAAAGGCAGATTGAACAGTGGCTCAAAGATGGAATAATTCAGGTGAGTTGGTCAGAATATGCTAGTCCATTAGTGTTAACTCGGAAGAAGGATGGTACTACTCGGATTTGTATAGATTACAGATTAATCAACAAGAAGATGGTTAAGGACGAGTACCCATTGCCGATCATTGAGGACCACATTGATCAGTTAGCATCAGCGAAGGTATACAGTACGTTGGACTTAAAAAATGGTTATTTTCATCTACCTGTACATGAGGATTCAGTAAAGTTTACTGCCTTTGTTACACACAATGGCCAGTTTGAGTTCTTGAAAGCACCATTTGGTTTAGCCGTTTGTCCCAAAGTTTTCACAAGATTTATAACGATAATCTATCGTGAGCTGATTGCCAAAAAGATTGTATTAATATTCATCGACGATTTATTAATTCCAGCTCAAACTGAAAGACAGGCCGTAGAGCGGCTGCAAGAAGTACTGCAAGTAGCATCACAGTATGGACTGGAGATGAACTGGAAGAAGTCACAGTTGGTTGTCAAAAGAGTGGAGTATTTAGGCCACATTATTGAGAATGGCCAGGTGAAACCATCGCCAGACAAGACAGAGGCTGTACGAAGATTTCCTGAACCAAAGACGATTAAACAGCTGCAGAGTTTTGTTGGTCTAACATCTTACTTCC CTTTTCAGATGACGCTCATGAAGAGAGATATGTCTACATCCACAAGAGTGGCCAGATGGATAATGCTCCTTCAGGAGTACAACTTCACGGTGGAGCACAGAAAGGGATCCCAAATGCGACATGCAGATGCGCTGAGCAGAAACCACTATGTAGCAATGATAACATCTGATTTTCAAGAGAAACTGAAGCAAGCCCAACTGAGAGATGTTGCTTTAAAGGCGGTAATGGAGATTTTGAAAGAGAGACCATATGAAGACTATTGGCTTGAAAATGGGCTATTGTTTAAGGGTCCCGAGAAGCATCTGGTGGTACCTAAATGCATGGAGATGGAGCTGATACGTCAAGCTCATGAAAACGGTCATTTTGGCAAGAAGAAAACAATTGAGTTACTGAAAAAAGATTATTATGTCAAGAATTTGGATAGAAAAGTGGAGGAATACATTCAGACTTGCATACCATGCTTGTTGGCTAGCCGGAAGACTGGTAAGCAGGAAGGTTTCTTATCACCAATCGATAAGGGTGAGCTGCCACTAGACACATTGCATATCGACCACATCGGACCAATGACAGAGACCAAGAAacagtataattatattttaacgatGATTGATGCATTCACCAAGTATACATGGATATTTCCTACGAAGAGCACAACAAGCAAAGAAGCGATAGATAAATTGAAGATTCATCAACAGCTGTTCGGAAACCCAAGACGAGTGGTGACAGATAGAGGCACGGCCTTCACAAGTAAAGACTTTGAAGAATACTGTGAGGAGGAGAAGATACAGCATATCACAATTACCACAGGAATCCCTCGAGGTAACGGTCAAGTGGAGAGGATCCACCGAGTAATTATCTCAGTGTTGACGAAGATGTGTATCCAGCAGCCGGATATTTGGTACAGACATGTAAGTCGCCTACAGCAAGCTTTGAACAGTACTTACCAAAGAAGCGTTGATTCTTCACCATATGAGCTACTGATTGGTACGAAGATGCGATTAAAGGAAGATAccgaaatattaaatttaattcaacaAGAAACAAGAGACATCTTTATGAGTAACCGGGATGAACTGAGAGTTAAAGCTAAAGAacagattttgaaaattcaacaagaaaacaaaaagaacTATGATAAGAAGAGAAAAGAAAGCACACACTATCAGATAGGGGATTTGGTCGCTATAAAGAGGACACAGTTTGGTGTTGGCATGAAGTTGAAACCAAAGTACTTGGGTCCTTATAGAATAACCAAATCGAAAGGTCTCAACAGATATGATGTCGAAAAAGTGGATATGTCCAAGGAAGGACCTAAAAAGACTTCAAGTGCTGCTGATTTCATGAAGAAATGGCCTGGCGGAAATATGGATAATAACACACTGTCTGAGGATGATGGCAACAGCAGTGAAGACTGA